From a region of the Alosa sapidissima isolate fAloSap1 chromosome 9, fAloSap1.pri, whole genome shotgun sequence genome:
- the LOC121718243 gene encoding retinal cone rhodopsin-sensitive cGMP 3',5'-cyclic phosphodiesterase subunit gamma-like: MDPAGSADGKKGPPKFKQRAARTFKSKAPKPGQKGFGDDIPGMEGLGTDFTVVCPWEAFGDMELSDLAKYGIV; this comes from the exons ATGGACCCCGCAGGATCCGCAGACGGAAAGAAGGGACCCCCCAAGTTCAAGCAGAGGGCGGCCCGCACCTTCAAGAGCAAGGCCCCCAAACCTGGCCAGAAAGG GTTTGGTGATGACATTCCTGGAATGGAGGGCCTGGGCACAG ACTTCACAGTGGTCTGCCCATGGGAGGCATTTGGCGACATGGAGCTCAGTGACCTGGCTAAATACGGAATTGTATAA
- the LOC121718241 gene encoding retinal cone rhodopsin-sensitive cGMP 3',5'-cyclic phosphodiesterase subunit gamma-like produces the protein MDPAGSADGKKGPPKFKQRAARTFKSKAPKPGQKGFGDDIPGMEGLGTDFTVVCPWEAFGDMELSDLAKYGIV, from the exons ATGGACCCCGCAGGATCCGCAGACGGAAAGAAGGGACCCCCCAAGTTCAAGCAGAGGGCGGCCCGCACCTTCAAGAGCAAGGCCCCCAAGCCTGGCCAGAAAGG GTTTGGTGATGACATTCCTGGAATGGAGGGCCTGGGCACAG ACTTCACAGTGGTCTGCCCATGGGAGGCATTTGGCGACATGGAGCTCAGTGACCTGGCTAAATACGGAATTGTATAA